Part of the Puniceicoccaceae bacterium genome is shown below.
GACCGTGCATTTCCTGTCCTGGTGCGCAATCTGATCAAGCCCTATCCACTCATCTCGTGGTTTGTGCTCGCTGCGCTGAGCGGTGCTGTGATCAGTTCGCTCGCATCCATGCTCAACTCGGCATCGACCATTGCGACGATGGACCTCTATTCGCGCATCAGTAAACAGAAAGATCCGGAGAAGCTGGTGAAAGTGGGGCGTTCGCTCGTCATCGTATTTGTGGTGCTTGCGTCTCTGGTGGCTCCACGTCTTGACAATTTCACGAGCATCTTTGCCTACATTCAGGAATTTCAGGGGTTCATTTCACCGGGTATCCTTGCGGTGTTCATTTTTGGATTCTTTTCACCCCGCACTCCCCGTTACTTCGGCTGGGTGGGCATTGTGGTGAATGCGGTATTCTATGCACTGATCAAGTGGGTGCTCGGCGACATCATCACCCAGAATGGGTGGTGGTATTCGAACGAAATTGCCTTCCTTGACCGCATGGCGATCTGCTTTTTCATCGTGGTTCTGGTCGGTGTGCTGCTGACGATCATTTCACCCTTGAAGCGACCCGTAACCATGCCCGAAAACAAGGAAATCGAGGTGACAACCTCGCGTTCTGCACAGATCATGGGAGGTGGCGTGATTGTGGCAACCATCGCGCTCTACGCGATCTTCTGGTAAACGTTGGAAGTTTCATCGCTTTGATAGAAAGCCGCTTCGATTGCCGGAGCGGCTTTTTTAATCTTCGAAAGAGCTGAGTATCGCGTTTTTTCGTGATTTTGCCCAAAGTACATGCAATGGCACAAATCGCACTGTTGGTGGAAACTGCACTTGGATCGGGAAGAGAGATTCTTCGCGGCATCTCGCAGTATGTGCATGAGCGACAGGATTGGGAAGTGTTTCATGCCAGCGGTTCCCTTGGGCGCATGATGCCGGAGGTGCTCGATCACTGGGACGGCGATGGCATCATCGCGCGTGTGCATACTCCGGAAATGCTTGCAGTTCTCAGGGCAAAAAAAGTTCCGGTTGTTGACGTCCTTGGAAATTATGAAGATGCGGACCTTTATTGCGTGCGAAGTGACAATCGAGCCATTGCGCGCCTTGTGTTTGAGCACTTCTATGAACGGGGGTTTCGCAGTTTTGCATTTCTCGGCCTTGAAGGGGAACGCTGGTCTGACGAGCGCTGCGTTGCGTATGAAGAATTTGCGATGCAACAGGAGTGTTTTTTTGCCGTGCGAAAAGTCAGTCACGATTTTCGACAGCAACACTCGTGGAACCACTATCGCACTGAGCTGGTGAAATGGATGGAACAGCTACCCAAGCCGGTAGGACTGTTTGTCTGCAGCGACCAGTTTGCACCCGATCTGGCGAGCTCATGCTCAGTTGCCCGCATTCGCATTCCCGATGAAGTTGCCATGGTGGGGGTGGATAACGATCCGGCTTTTTGTGAAGTGATTCAGCCCTCACTGAGCAGCGTGGATGCGAATCACGCTGAAGTCGGATATGTCGCAGCGGCGTTTTTGGGAAGAATCCTGCAAGGGCAGGAGCAGCGAACCAGCGAACATCGTGTCCAGCCGACCGGGGTGGTGACCCGGCAGTCGTCAGATGCATTTGCGATCACGGACGAGGGAATTCGAAAGGCACTGCTGCTCATCCGCGAGCATGCATGTGAAGGTATATCCGTCGATCACATCGCACAGCATGCTGGCTACTCTCGCAGTGTCTTGCAACGACGCTTTCGATCCCTGCTCGGCAGAACGGTTCATGATGCGATTTTGGCTACCAAGCTTGCCCGTGCCAAGGAGTTGCTGGTTTTGACGCGCCTGCCATTGCTTGAAGTCGCGGTGCGATCTGGATTTAACTACCAGGAGTATCTCAATCATGTTTTCAAAGACAGGATTGGCATGACTCCGGGGGAATACCGGAAGCGGTTCTCAAACCAGAGGCACTAAAAAAGGTGCACCGTGTTTGGGTGCACCTTTGAGCGAGAAAGAAAAAAAGGGATCAGCCAAAGCGAAGGGGAACGATTACGCGCATGGATACATTTGCACCATCTTTCTGGGCTGCCTTGAACTGCCATTTTGCTACGCAGCTAACCGCCACTTCGTTGAGCGCTTCATTTTCGGTCTTGAGCACGCGTGGAGCGACGACTTTACCTGCTTCATCCACAATAAAGCCGACATAGACGCGTCCAGCTTGTCCCCTCAGTGATGCGGGAACGTTGGGTTGGTCCTGTTCGACGGGCACCGGCATGACTTCGACTTCTTTTGCCGAGAACGTGTTGGCAACTTCATCATCGGTGAAATTTGCCATGACGCTCGTGGTGGCTGCGACTGCCAGAGTGATAATGCTAACGACTACTTTTTTCATATCAATAGGGATTTTTGGGTTGAAACCTGAGTTACTGAAAGTGTGCTTTCGGAAATCGACCAGAATAAGGAAACTTTACGGAAATCCGTGAATTTCCGCGGTTTTAAACGAAAGCTTACCGATATTTTAAATCTGTTTTACAACAGAATCGCATATTGTGCTTCCAGCGCTCAATTCCGCTGGAAATGCTGAATGCGAGCACAGGGTGAGCTGTTTTGATTTTACCTGTATAATCTCTTGAATCCATTTCGGATTCTGATTGTCTAGTGGCTTTGTAGTTGGGCGTTTTCGGTAGGTTCGGAGGCCAAGAAATGAGAAGAGGTTCGTGAGCAGGTTTGCATGAGGATGGGGTGGTTCAGAGTGCTTCTGATGGGTATCGTCTTAGGTGCCTGTGCAGGTCTGCACGCGCAGGATCAACTGCAGCTCGATAACGGCGATGTCATTCATGGTACTTTTCTGGGGCAAACCGATTCATTGATCTATTTTGAATCTGAGTTTTTTGGTACGATCAAAGTACCGACCCGCATTGCCACACTGGTGAGACAGAGCGACCTGGAAGGGTCTCAAGCTGAATCACTCGATAGCGAAGAAAGTGTGGTGCCTGTTCAACCTGAACAGCCGAAACCTGTCGTGCCCGTAGCTCCTCCCAAACCTCCCGTGCTACCAACACCCCTGCTGGTCCAGGAAGAGTCAGTGAGCAGCGGATTGGGTATCTTGTGGGAAACTGCAGAGAAGACGCTGAACCGCTTCGTGCATGATCGCGTTCCCGATTGGTTTCCACGCATGCCAAAAGATTGGAAGGGACAGTTGCGCTTCGGGTATAATCTGACAGAAGCTGGAACGACCAATACACGTTATCACGGTGAGTTTTCGCTCGACGGCACAAAGTCCAAATCCAATTACCAGTTCAAATCCTATTTTGCCTACGCCAAACAGAGTGGTATTCGAAGTGAAAACGATTGGGGCCTGTCTGGTCGCTTCCGCTACAAGCTTGAAAAGAAGGGTGGTTTTTTCGAAACGCTCGCAACGCACGATGTGGACGAACTTTTTGATCCTCGCTATCGCTCCACTTCATCGGTGGGTTGGGGGGTTGAGCCTTTCAACTCAGATCGTCTGAAGCTCGATACTGTTCTTGGTGGTGCCGTGGAGCAACTCCAACGTCGGGGAGGGGAGGCTGAGACCTCCTTTAAGGTCAACCTCAATCAGAACCTTCAGTGGAAATTCAACCAACACATGACATTCAAGCAAAGTCTTCGCTTTTACGTGTCTCCGACAGAGGACCTCGACTACAATTTTCGCTTTGAATCCGGACTGGATGCCCTGATAGTCGGTGCATTCAATCTGGGACTATCCTATCGCCTTGACTATGATTCGGCGATACAGGATGCCGACTCCCGCTCCAAGAGTCGCATCATCACAAGCGTGGGTGTGAAATTCTGAGTTTGATCAGACCTGATTTCCTCCATGCATGAGCTGGAGTTCAGTGGCTTCATGCATGGGTTCGATGCTCAGGAGCTGAGTCACATGTGAATCCATGGAGTATGTCCGCGTCACAACCGATTATCTAAGCGGTGATGCTGCGACAAACCATCGACTGATGGGATCTGCAATCTATTCGTTCTGATTCGCTTACGGGTGGGGAGTTTAGCCGTTATATCGGAATCCAAGCATAAGGGCGAATGAGCTGTGCACGATATGTCGATTCCATGGCGGTATGGATACATGCCTGCGCCAACAGAAATCCACTCGAGGTGGGAATGACCGTACCCAAAAAAACGGACCGCCAAGGACGGTCCGTTTCCCAAAAATCCGAATCTTCGATTGCAATTATTTGAAACGAATCGGAACGACAGCGCGAACAGCGACTTGAGTGCCGTTGTTTTCGGCAGCCTTGAATGCCCATTTGGAAACGGTCTGCAATGCAGAAGCATTCAAGCGCTCATCGGTGGTCTTGAGCACGTTCGGTTCGACAACCGAACCGTCCGCTCCGATCACGAATGAAACGTGAACCATTCCGGAAATGCCCTTGATGTCATCCGTGAGCGTGGGTGCGGCCTGTTGAACTGGCACAGGTGCCGTATCCACGTCCTTGATCGACAGCGCGCTATCGTGAGCGTCGGATGCGTTCAAGTGGAGTGCTCCAAGCGTTAAGGTTGCAATCAGAAGTGTGAAGATTGTCTTCATATGCCCACAATGATCGGTGCAAGTAGCAAAACTTGAGGTAAAGTTATGGTAAACTTGTGGTTTTACAGGGTTTTCAACGAAGATCAAAAAGCAGGAGATCGCTTCAGGACTAAATGCTGCTTGCTTTCTCAGGGTTTGAACTCCGAATCCGGCGCAATCGACTGGACTTGATCGGGATGCAGTTCACGATAAATGAGAGCCTCAATCTCCTCAGATTCGATAATTTCCAATTGGTCGAGCTGCTGCAGCAAGCTGAGTGCACGGGCGCTGATCGCCTCCGCCTCCTCAATGAGTTCGGGGTCAAATTCCGGACATTTTTCTGCTTCCAGAGTGAGCAGTTTCATTTGATTCAAGTAGTTCAGGATGATGTGACAGGATCCTGATACCGTTTGATGGAAAATTTCTTCACGTTTGGCACGTTCTCGCGCTGCCAGCTGATGATGGATGCAAATTAGGGTGAGAATGACGCTTGCCGACAAAAAGACAAACAACCAGCCCTTGAGCATTTGAAAGGTCCGCAAGGTCTAGCTTCCTTCAAAAAATGCGTGCACTGCGGAGTCGGTAAACAGGATCCAAAGGAATCCGAAGATCAGATACACGAGGGGAATTTGGACATAGTCCTTGCGTAAGATCGACATGATGGTCGTGGAGGCTGTGAACGTGCGGGTGAGAATCGCATGCAACCTAACGTATTCCCGCTGTGTTCAGCAAGTGAATTTCCCGTTAATGTGAGCATTGAGATCCGCAGGGAAGCCTCGCGCGAAATCAGCAGAGCTTTGGGCACCCTGAAACTGTTCGATTTCAGTGTTGGAAATTTATCAAAAATAGAATTTCTGCAGACTGTAAATGCATCAGAAGAAGCGGCGCGAAGTATCCAGCACGGGCATCTCCTTCACTGCGTAACGCACCTCGATCACAAGTGGGTGTCGGTTGATTTCGCGGAGCAGCCGGGTAGTGGGCCGAAATCGCAGGGAGGGCGCAACCTCTGCCCGTAGCACACTCCCATCTGCCAGACGCAATCCGAGGTCCAGTTTGGCCTCTCCAAACGAATCATTGAGCAGGCGACGCAACCACTTCAGGGAGGCATCGATGGTTTCTCCATTGTTGAAGATCACAAAAGTTGTCTCAATCGTATTCTCGAGGGTTTCTGAGATTCCGATGAGTTCCAGCGCGTTAAGGCGAATTTCATCATTCTTATTCAGCACCTGACCGTGAACGGTGACGATGGTATTGTTGCTGAGTAAGTGCGCATATTTTTCGTAGGCATCCGCGTAGATGCAAAGATCTGCAAAACTTTGCTGGGGTGTGCTCAAACTGAAAAGTGCCCATTTACGGTTGTCGCGTTTGGAAACCTTCACCGCTACATTGGACACCACTCCCATGATGCGGAACTGCTGGCGATCCGGAATTGTTTTGAGCTGTGAAGCATCCAGCGTTTGCAGGTATTCGTAAAGACGTCCGTACTGATCGAGAGGATGTCCGGTGAGATAAAAGCCGATCAGTTCCTTTTCGTAGGAAAGACGTGTTTCATCATCGAGTTCAGGAAAATCATCCGAACTGCGACCGCTCAAATCGCGTTCATTCCAATCGTCAGAATCGTCGGGATCCGATCCCATAAGATCGAAGAGCGAACCCTGCCCGGACTGGCGATCCCGCTGCAGTGAGGCAACTTCGCTCATGATGCCTTCGACGTGTTCGAGGAGGAAGGAGCGTTTTTCACCGAGCTGATCAAAGCCGCCAGTTTTGATGAGACACTCGATCACGCGCTTGTTGACGGCTTTGCTGTCAATTCTCGCTGCAAAATCGCGGAAATTTTGAAAG
Proteins encoded:
- a CDS encoding energy transducer TonB encodes the protein MKTIFTLLIATLTLGALHLNASDAHDSALSIKDVDTAPVPVQQAAPTLTDDIKGISGMVHVSFVIGADGSVVEPNVLKTTDERLNASALQTVSKWAFKAAENNGTQVAVRAVVPIRFK
- a CDS encoding energy transducer TonB — encoded protein: MKKVVVSIITLAVAATTSVMANFTDDEVANTFSAKEVEVMPVPVEQDQPNVPASLRGQAGRVYVGFIVDEAGKVVAPRVLKTENEALNEVAVSCVAKWQFKAAQKDGANVSMRVIVPLRFG
- a CDS encoding DNA-binding transcriptional regulator, which gives rise to MAQIALLVETALGSGREILRGISQYVHERQDWEVFHASGSLGRMMPEVLDHWDGDGIIARVHTPEMLAVLRAKKVPVVDVLGNYEDADLYCVRSDNRAIARLVFEHFYERGFRSFAFLGLEGERWSDERCVAYEEFAMQQECFFAVRKVSHDFRQQHSWNHYRTELVKWMEQLPKPVGLFVCSDQFAPDLASSCSVARIRIPDEVAMVGVDNDPAFCEVIQPSLSSVDANHAEVGYVAAAFLGRILQGQEQRTSEHRVQPTGVVTRQSSDAFAITDEGIRKALLLIREHACEGISVDHIAQHAGYSRSVLQRRFRSLLGRTVHDAILATKLARAKELLVLTRLPLLEVAVRSGFNYQEYLNHVFKDRIGMTPGEYRKRFSNQRH
- a CDS encoding DUF481 domain-containing protein; protein product: MGIVLGACAGLHAQDQLQLDNGDVIHGTFLGQTDSLIYFESEFFGTIKVPTRIATLVRQSDLEGSQAESLDSEESVVPVQPEQPKPVVPVAPPKPPVLPTPLLVQEESVSSGLGILWETAEKTLNRFVHDRVPDWFPRMPKDWKGQLRFGYNLTEAGTTNTRYHGEFSLDGTKSKSNYQFKSYFAYAKQSGIRSENDWGLSGRFRYKLEKKGGFFETLATHDVDELFDPRYRSTSSVGWGVEPFNSDRLKLDTVLGGAVEQLQRRGGEAETSFKVNLNQNLQWKFNQHMTFKQSLRFYVSPTEDLDYNFRFESGLDALIVGAFNLGLSYRLDYDSAIQDADSRSKSRIITSVGVKF